One Vanessa atalanta chromosome 20, ilVanAtal1.2, whole genome shotgun sequence genomic window carries:
- the LOC125071873 gene encoding zinc finger protein 28-like isoform X2, whose translation MEQQKTSTKFYEICRLCLDENGHCDIFDRNELQDNIYRCIGVKVSLVDSLPQKICAKCLEIIDRATELRIIAKKNDIHLKSLFCCVEGDTSKESITKTEQQADSSQNRVSIKDFKCEDGNREYKCNICSKKFNKWKKLYLHNRLHNKNYACPLNLCTKKFATKGDLEKHIRTHTGEKPYQCDKCDKSFAQRGTLKTHKETVHT comes from the exons ATGGAGCAACAAAAGACGAGTACAAAATTCTACGAAATATGTAGATTATGCTTGGATGAAAATGGCCACTGTGATATATTTGACAGAAACGAATTACAAGATAACATTTACCGATGTATCGgagtaaaa gtgtCACTAGTTGATAGTTTGCCGCAGAAGATCTGTGCTAAGTGCTTAGAGATCATAGATAGAGCGACTGAATTACGTATCATAGCTAAAAAGAAtgacatacatttaaaatcacTTTTCTGTTGTGTAGAAGGTGATACTTCTAAG gaatCAATAACGAAGACTGAACAACAGGCTGACAGCTCTCAGAATCGAGTTAGTATAAAGGATTTTAAATGTGAAGATGGCAACAGAGagtataaatgtaat ATATgttcaaaaaaatttaacaaatggaAAAAGCTCTACTTACACAATCGCCTTCACAATAAAAATTACGCATGTCCTCTGAACTTGTGTACTAAAAAATTTGCTACGAAAGGTGACTTGGAGAAACATATTCGAACTCACACCGGAGAGAAGCCGTACCAGTGTGATAAGTGTGACAAGAGTTTTGCTCAGCGAGGAACGTTAAAAACTCATAAGGAAACTGTGCATACCTAA
- the LOC125071873 gene encoding zinc finger protein 28-like isoform X1 produces MEQQKTSTKFYEICRLCLDENGHCDIFDRNELQDNIYRCIGVKVSLVDSLPQKICAKCLEIIDRATELRIIAKKNDIHLKSLFCCVEGDTSKACPEDSVKTVESTHFERDKSLSPERNLVIEKFISVRKDLFESSVTEESITKTEQQADSSQNRVSIKDFKCEDGNREYKCNICSKKFNKWKKLYLHNRLHNKNYACPLNLCTKKFATKGDLEKHIRTHTGEKPYQCDKCDKSFAQRGTLKTHKETVHT; encoded by the exons ATGGAGCAACAAAAGACGAGTACAAAATTCTACGAAATATGTAGATTATGCTTGGATGAAAATGGCCACTGTGATATATTTGACAGAAACGAATTACAAGATAACATTTACCGATGTATCGgagtaaaa gtgtCACTAGTTGATAGTTTGCCGCAGAAGATCTGTGCTAAGTGCTTAGAGATCATAGATAGAGCGACTGAATTACGTATCATAGCTAAAAAGAAtgacatacatttaaaatcacTTTTCTGTTGTGTAGAAGGTGATACTTCTAAG GCTTGCCCAGAGGATTCGGTTAAAACTGTTGAAAGCACTCATTTCGAAAGAGACAAAAGTTTAAGCCCAGAGCGGAACCTTGTCATTGAGAAATTTATATCCGTTCGGAAAGATTTATTTGAATCTTCAGTCACTGAG gaatCAATAACGAAGACTGAACAACAGGCTGACAGCTCTCAGAATCGAGTTAGTATAAAGGATTTTAAATGTGAAGATGGCAACAGAGagtataaatgtaat ATATgttcaaaaaaatttaacaaatggaAAAAGCTCTACTTACACAATCGCCTTCACAATAAAAATTACGCATGTCCTCTGAACTTGTGTACTAAAAAATTTGCTACGAAAGGTGACTTGGAGAAACATATTCGAACTCACACCGGAGAGAAGCCGTACCAGTGTGATAAGTGTGACAAGAGTTTTGCTCAGCGAGGAACGTTAAAAACTCATAAGGAAACTGTGCATACCTAA
- the LOC125071696 gene encoding Golgi SNAP receptor complex member 1, translating to MATMAGSTWEDVRKQARLLENDIDVKLVAFSKLGMSSTSSSLSPETAPLINSDDMFDTMSMELQQLLNKLSSINDRMADLAPSGTATLHTIKRHREILMDYQQEFEKTSVRVSARREREELLRGASPPPAHGLSRRDQYSKEAAHLHSSHILVDEQINIAMEAREHLTSQRQAFKRMQTRFNDITNRFPMLNSLIYRINARKRRDSLIIGIVVAVCTFLLLLYAFH from the exons atgGCTACTATGGCAGGCTCGACATGGGAAG ATGTGAGGAAACAAGCTCGCTTGCTAGAAAACGATATAGATGTTAAGTTAGTGGCGTTTAGTAAACTTGGAATGAGTTCAACATCTTCCAGCCTTAGTCCTGAGACTGCTCCGCTTATTAACAGTGATGATATGTTCGATACCATGTCCATGGAACTGCAGCAGCTTTTGAATAAG ttatcAAGTATAAACGACAGAATGGCAGACTTGGCCCCGAGTGGAACAGCTACATTACACACTATCAAGAGACACAGAGAAATTCTTATG GACTACCAGCAAGAGTTCGAGAAGACGTCGGTGCGCGTGTCGGCGCGGCGCGAGCGCGAGGAGCTGCTGCGCGGCGCCAGCCCGCCGCCCGCCCACGGCCTCAGCCGCCGCGACCAGTACTCCAAGGAGGCCGCCCATCTGCACAG TTCGCACATTCtggtggacgagcaaatcaACATAGCGATGGAGGCGCGCGAACACCTCACGTCGCAGCGACAGGCGTTCAAGAGGATGCAGACGAGGTTTAACGACATCACAAATAG GTTCCCGATGTTGAACAGCCTCATATACAGAATAAACGCCCGCAAGCGACGAGACTCGCTCATCATCGGTATCGTGGTCGCCGTTTGTACCTTCCTCCTACTTCTGTATGCATTCCAttga